A single window of Kitasatospora sp. HUAS MG31 DNA harbors:
- a CDS encoding IS5 family transposase — protein sequence MTERRRYPSDLKDDQWQLIEPMLLRWRAARAEGREPITELREVVNAILYVARTGIAWRYLPHDFPPHTTVYGYFKEWERDGTTEQIHDTLRDQLRAKKSRRILPTAAIIDAQSVKASPNAPADSQGFDGGKKVKGRKRHIATDTLGLLLVLIVTAAGVQDSAGGKQVLDVLADRWPSVTKAWVDAGYNHAVVRHGAAMGIDVEVVARDKEQKGFVVQPIRWRVEQTFGIMARYRRLHRDYEELPDRSRSMIQWAMVNSMTTRLTASPDRTGQYLRPKPPAAA from the coding sequence GTGACGGAACGACGCCGGTACCCCTCGGACCTGAAGGACGATCAGTGGCAGCTCATCGAGCCGATGCTGCTGAGATGGCGGGCGGCGCGAGCCGAGGGTCGTGAGCCGATCACCGAGCTGCGCGAGGTGGTCAACGCGATCCTCTACGTCGCCCGGACCGGCATCGCCTGGCGATACCTGCCGCACGACTTCCCGCCCCACACCACCGTCTACGGCTATTTCAAGGAGTGGGAACGCGACGGGACCACCGAGCAGATCCACGACACGCTCCGTGACCAACTCCGGGCGAAGAAGAGTCGCCGGATCCTGCCGACCGCGGCGATCATCGACGCCCAGTCGGTGAAGGCCTCGCCCAACGCTCCCGCCGACTCCCAGGGTTTCGACGGTGGCAAGAAGGTCAAGGGTCGTAAGCGGCACATCGCCACCGACACCCTTGGCCTGCTCCTGGTGCTGATCGTCACCGCCGCTGGCGTCCAGGACTCTGCCGGCGGGAAGCAAGTCCTCGACGTCCTCGCGGACCGGTGGCCGAGCGTGACCAAGGCCTGGGTCGATGCCGGCTACAACCACGCCGTCGTCAGGCACGGCGCCGCAATGGGCATCGATGTCGAGGTCGTCGCCCGGGACAAGGAGCAGAAGGGCTTCGTCGTCCAGCCGATCCGCTGGCGGGTGGAGCAGACGTTCGGGATTATGGCCCGGTACCGGCGGCTCCACCGTGACTACGAGGAGCTGCCGGACCGGTCACGCTCGATGATCCAGTGGGCCATGGTCAATTCGATGACCACCCGGCTGACCGCCAGCCCGGACAGAACCGGGCAATACCTCCGCCCGAAACCGCCTGCGGCAGCCTAA
- a CDS encoding LacI family DNA-binding transcriptional regulator — protein sequence MGRPTIADIARQAGVSKGAVSFALNGRPGVSQATRERILRVAEEMNWRPHSAARALGGSRAGAVGLVIARPARTIGVEPFFSQLLSGLQAVLSARSVALQLMVVEDTEAEIEVYRRWSSEHRVDGLILVDLQVHDPRIAVLEALALPTVVLGGPGRHGSLPSVWADDREAMLSIVDYLAALGHRRIAHLAGLPAFHHTQRRMRALRDAAKRLGLEEAVSVPTDFSDAEGAAATRALLARGRRPTAIVYDSDVMAVAGLGVAAEMGVSVPGELSIVSFDDSVLARIVHPALTALSRDTFALGGQVARVLLAALDDPAGVRDVRTPTPRLTVRESTAPPGLGRASKTV from the coding sequence GTGGGCAGACCGACGATCGCCGACATCGCCAGACAGGCCGGGGTATCGAAGGGGGCGGTGTCGTTCGCGCTGAACGGCCGGCCCGGGGTGAGCCAGGCGACCCGCGAGCGCATCCTGCGGGTGGCCGAGGAGATGAACTGGCGGCCGCACAGCGCGGCCCGGGCGCTGGGCGGCTCGCGGGCCGGGGCGGTCGGGCTGGTGATCGCCCGGCCGGCCCGGACGATCGGGGTGGAGCCGTTCTTCAGCCAGCTGCTGTCCGGGCTGCAGGCGGTGCTCTCGGCCCGGTCGGTGGCGCTGCAGTTGATGGTGGTGGAGGACACCGAGGCCGAGATCGAGGTGTACCGGCGGTGGTCCTCGGAGCACCGGGTGGACGGGCTGATCCTGGTCGACCTCCAGGTGCACGACCCGCGGATCGCGGTGCTGGAGGCGCTCGCCCTGCCCACCGTGGTCCTCGGCGGGCCCGGCCGGCACGGCAGCCTGCCCAGCGTCTGGGCGGACGACCGGGAGGCGATGCTGTCGATCGTCGACTACCTGGCGGCGCTCGGCCACCGCCGGATCGCCCACCTCGCCGGCCTGCCCGCCTTCCACCACACCCAGCGCCGGATGCGGGCGCTGCGGGACGCGGCGAAGCGGCTGGGCCTGGAAGAGGCGGTGTCGGTGCCGACCGACTTCAGCGACGCCGAGGGGGCGGCCGCCACCCGCGCCCTGCTGGCCCGGGGCCGGCGGCCCACCGCGATCGTGTACGACAGCGACGTGATGGCGGTGGCCGGGCTCGGGGTGGCGGCCGAGATGGGGGTGTCGGTGCCCGGCGAGCTGTCGATCGTCTCCTTCGACGACTCGGTGCTGGCCCGGATCGTCCACCCGGCGCTCACCGCCCTCTCCCGGGACACCTTCGCGCTGGGCGGGCAGGTGGCCCGGGTGCTGCTGGCCGCGCTGGACGACCCGGCCGGCGTCCGCGACGTGCGCACCCCGACCCCGCGGCTGACCGTCCGGGAGAGCACCGCGCCGCCCGGTCTTGGCAGGGCATCTAAAACGGTTTAG
- a CDS encoding endo-beta-N-acetylglucosaminidase, whose product MRRPLPLPLLLCAALGAATLATAPAAARPAADPPATTGAAAAASGTQPFASYWYPNTLLTWDPATDPDARFNRSRVPLQPRTQDPALRANPAARAGEGRVTSLAAFAPTSGNPSQGSADPNAYAFGYWQYLDTLVFWGGSAGEGLILAPNPTVIDAAHRNGVKVYGTVFFPPAAYGGRLQWVRDFTQKSDGRYPVADKLVEVARFYGFDGWFVNQETGGGDAALAGEMRELMRYADARGPVEFMWYDAMTESGAVDWQDALSSANDAFLQENGRRTSDSMFLNFGWSASGLDSSRTLARSLGRSAYELAAGVDTEGGGYNTSVDWNTLFPPNRPHTASLGLYRPEWTWKSAADRADFQARDSRYWVGANGDPSNTSTSSSWKGLATYVAESSPVTAKPFVTSFDAGQGDFHNSQGRRVATGGWNNLSLQDVPPTYRWLVASAGSRITPSIDFTDAYEGGSSLRLTGRLDAVNTVRLYQSRLPVAADTRLSVVLKTPAAGPSHLRAAVSFTDAPGTFTTLDLGSTSGGDWERRTLDLSGYAGRTIAQIGLQTTGTADALDVRVGQLAVYDGTVDTAAAPTGLTVLGASEVSATRRSLRLAWTASASGAVHHYEVYRRNPDGGRTLLGATPNDAYFVAGLDRVGAETETTLEVEAVSTEYGRSAAATTRVTWPGGGTATNLALDRPATASGRCNTAEGPEKAVNGSVTGGNGDKWCTLTSAKWLEVDLGSVRSLSRFEVRHAAAGGESAAWNTRDFTIQVRDSTTDPWTTAVTVTGNTAAATSHPVAVTARHVRLQVTRPTQNGDPAARIYEFEAWGA is encoded by the coding sequence ATGAGACGTCCCCTGCCCCTGCCCCTCCTGCTGTGCGCGGCCCTCGGCGCCGCCACTTTGGCCACCGCCCCGGCCGCCGCCCGCCCGGCCGCCGACCCCCCGGCCACCACGGGCGCGGCCGCCGCCGCGTCCGGCACCCAGCCCTTCGCCTCGTACTGGTACCCGAACACTCTGCTGACCTGGGATCCGGCCACCGACCCGGACGCCCGGTTCAACCGCTCCCGGGTACCGCTCCAGCCGCGCACCCAGGACCCGGCGCTGCGGGCCAACCCGGCCGCCCGCGCCGGCGAGGGCCGGGTGACCTCGCTGGCCGCCTTCGCCCCCACCTCGGGCAACCCCTCGCAGGGCTCCGCCGACCCGAACGCCTACGCCTTCGGCTACTGGCAGTACCTGGACACCCTGGTGTTCTGGGGCGGCTCGGCCGGCGAGGGCCTGATCCTGGCCCCCAACCCCACGGTGATCGACGCGGCCCACCGCAACGGCGTCAAGGTGTACGGCACGGTCTTCTTCCCGCCCGCGGCGTACGGCGGCCGGCTGCAGTGGGTACGGGACTTCACGCAGAAGTCCGACGGCCGGTACCCGGTCGCGGACAAGCTGGTGGAGGTCGCCCGCTTCTACGGCTTCGACGGCTGGTTCGTCAACCAGGAGACCGGCGGCGGGGACGCGGCCCTGGCCGGCGAGATGCGCGAGCTGATGCGGTACGCCGACGCCCGGGGCCCGGTGGAGTTCATGTGGTACGACGCGATGACCGAGAGCGGCGCGGTGGACTGGCAGGACGCGCTCAGCTCCGCCAACGACGCCTTCCTCCAGGAGAACGGGCGCCGCACCTCGGACTCGATGTTCCTCAACTTCGGCTGGTCCGCCTCCGGGCTGGACTCCTCCCGCACCCTGGCCCGCTCGCTCGGCCGCAGCGCGTACGAGCTCGCCGCCGGCGTCGACACCGAGGGAGGCGGCTACAACACCTCGGTGGACTGGAACACGCTCTTCCCGCCGAACCGGCCGCACACCGCCTCGCTGGGCCTCTACCGCCCGGAGTGGACCTGGAAGTCCGCCGCCGACCGGGCCGACTTCCAGGCCCGGGACTCCCGCTACTGGGTCGGCGCCAACGGCGACCCCTCGAACACCTCCACCTCCTCGTCCTGGAAGGGCCTGGCCACCTACGTCGCCGAGTCCTCCCCGGTCACCGCCAAACCCTTCGTCACCTCCTTCGACGCCGGGCAGGGCGACTTCCACAACTCCCAGGGCCGGCGCGTCGCCACCGGCGGCTGGAACAACCTCTCGCTCCAGGACGTCCCGCCGACCTACCGGTGGCTGGTCGCCTCCGCCGGCAGCAGGATCACCCCGTCGATCGACTTCACCGACGCCTACGAGGGCGGCTCCTCCCTGCGGCTCACCGGGCGGCTGGACGCCGTCAACACCGTCCGGCTGTACCAGTCCCGGCTGCCGGTCGCGGCCGACACCCGGCTGTCGGTGGTCCTGAAGACCCCCGCCGCCGGGCCCAGCCACCTCAGGGCCGCGGTCTCCTTCACCGACGCGCCCGGCACCTTCACCACCCTGGACCTCGGCTCCACCTCCGGCGGCGACTGGGAGCGCCGGACCCTCGACCTCTCCGGGTACGCCGGGCGCACCATCGCCCAGATCGGCCTGCAGACCACCGGGACGGCCGACGCCCTGGACGTGCGGGTCGGCCAACTCGCCGTGTACGACGGCACGGTGGACACGGCGGCCGCGCCCACCGGGCTGACCGTGCTGGGCGCGAGCGAGGTCTCGGCCACCCGCCGGTCGCTGCGGCTGGCCTGGACGGCCTCGGCGAGCGGCGCGGTGCACCACTACGAGGTGTACCGGCGCAACCCCGACGGCGGCCGCACCCTGCTCGGCGCCACCCCGAACGACGCCTACTTCGTCGCCGGACTGGACCGGGTGGGCGCGGAGACCGAGACCACCCTGGAGGTGGAGGCGGTCTCCACCGAGTACGGCCGCTCGGCCGCCGCCACCACCCGGGTCACCTGGCCCGGCGGCGGCACCGCCACCAACCTGGCGCTGGACCGGCCCGCCACCGCCTCCGGCCGGTGCAACACCGCCGAGGGCCCCGAGAAGGCCGTCAACGGCAGCGTCACGGGCGGCAACGGCGACAAGTGGTGCACCCTGACCTCCGCCAAGTGGCTGGAGGTGGACCTGGGTTCGGTGCGCAGCCTGAGCCGGTTCGAGGTCAGGCACGCGGCCGCCGGCGGCGAGAGCGCCGCCTGGAACACCCGCGACTTCACCATCCAGGTCCGCGACTCCACCACCGACCCGTGGACCACCGCCGTCACCGTCACCGGGAACACCGCGGCCGCCACCAGCCACCCGGTCGCCGTCACCGCCCGGCACGTGCGGCTGCAGGTCACCCGGCCGACCCAGAACGGCGACCCCGCCGCCCGCATCTACGAATTCGAGGCCTGGGGGGCGTAG
- a CDS encoding carbohydrate ABC transporter permease, protein MTHRRWYTPWLLVGPAVLWLAVFNLWPTANTVVLSLTDARPLGGGHFTGLANFRRALTDEQLVDALVNSIVYLVVCLPLLTLLPLLLALLVERKLPGITAFRTAFYTPVIASAVVVALIWGWVLDDRGLVNGLAQELGAITRPVPFLTDRWLLLLSAIGLTVWKGLGYYMVIYLSALGNVGRELHEAAAVDGASVLRRFWHVTLPGVRSTMLLVSVLISVSALRVFSELYVLSDGTGGPGGRDMSVVMLIQMYSRGFTGHLGYASALSLLLLAVTVGPMLLLLRFDRRAAR, encoded by the coding sequence ATGACTCACCGGCGCTGGTACACCCCGTGGCTGCTGGTCGGACCGGCCGTCCTGTGGCTCGCCGTCTTCAACCTGTGGCCCACCGCCAACACCGTCGTCCTCTCCCTCACCGACGCCCGCCCGCTCGGCGGCGGACACTTCACCGGCCTGGCGAACTTCCGCCGGGCCCTCACCGACGAGCAACTGGTCGACGCCCTGGTCAACAGCATCGTCTACCTGGTGGTCTGCCTCCCGCTGCTCACCCTGCTGCCGCTGCTGCTCGCCCTCCTGGTGGAGCGGAAGCTGCCCGGGATCACCGCCTTCCGGACCGCCTTCTACACCCCGGTCATCGCCTCCGCCGTGGTGGTCGCCCTGATCTGGGGCTGGGTGCTGGACGACCGCGGCCTGGTCAACGGCCTGGCCCAGGAGCTCGGCGCGATCACCCGTCCCGTCCCGTTCCTCACCGACCGCTGGCTGCTGCTGCTCAGCGCCATCGGCCTGACCGTCTGGAAGGGCCTCGGCTACTACATGGTCATCTACCTCTCCGCCCTCGGGAACGTCGGCCGCGAACTCCACGAGGCCGCCGCCGTCGACGGTGCTTCCGTCCTGCGCCGCTTCTGGCACGTCACCCTGCCCGGCGTCCGGTCGACCATGCTGCTGGTCTCGGTCCTGATCTCGGTCTCCGCCCTGCGGGTCTTCTCCGAGCTGTACGTGCTCTCGGACGGCACCGGCGGCCCCGGCGGCCGGGACATGTCGGTGGTGATGCTGATCCAGATGTACAGCCGCGGCTTCACCGGCCACCTCGGCTACGCCTCCGCGCTCAGCCTGCTGCTGCTCGCGGTCACCGTCGGCCCGATGCTCCTGCTGCTGCGGTTCGACCGGAGGGCCGCCCGGTGA
- a CDS encoding ABC transporter substrate-binding protein, whose translation MRRYWARLAAAALAVATLAGCGLGGGGSPDGGSTAVGGEVKGKVSLQTWALKPKFTDYLQGVIHAFEKEHPGVQVEWLDQPGDGYAEKVISQAAAGTLPDVVNLPPDFALPLVKRDMLLDVAGADPKLAEEYVAGGVDAYRFAGHPGTYGYPWYLNTDVNYWNGDLLTRYGLDPRKPPTTLDELITQARTVKERSGGTVHLMSRKPGLGDLADAGVPLMSADGRGFTFNTPEAAALLDRYRDAFKEGLLPQDVLTDKYAGNAKLFTSGAAAWTTGGGNFITGLATDNPSLAPKAVPSPAMGTPPLYVQGLSVARSSPNKAAAVALARWVTNAENQAAFAHLTSIFPSTRASAQDPYFSRSDGTNAGDAKVIAFTSLAKARVLQPVQVDGAMSDIVNQQIALAISGGTTSRQALDTAVARCNQLLKG comes from the coding sequence ATGCGACGGTACTGGGCACGGTTGGCCGCGGCCGCTCTCGCGGTCGCCACCCTCGCGGGCTGCGGCCTCGGCGGCGGCGGCTCCCCGGACGGCGGCTCCACCGCCGTCGGCGGCGAGGTGAAGGGCAAGGTCTCGCTGCAGACCTGGGCGCTGAAACCCAAGTTCACCGACTACCTGCAGGGCGTCATCCACGCCTTCGAGAAGGAGCACCCCGGCGTCCAGGTCGAGTGGCTCGACCAGCCCGGCGACGGCTACGCCGAGAAGGTCATCAGCCAGGCCGCCGCCGGCACCCTCCCCGACGTGGTCAACCTGCCACCCGACTTCGCCCTCCCGCTGGTCAAGCGGGACATGCTGCTCGACGTCGCCGGCGCCGACCCGAAGCTCGCCGAGGAGTACGTCGCCGGAGGCGTGGACGCCTACCGGTTCGCCGGCCACCCCGGCACCTACGGCTACCCCTGGTACCTCAACACCGACGTCAACTACTGGAACGGCGACCTGCTCACCCGCTACGGCCTCGACCCGAGGAAGCCGCCGACCACCCTGGACGAGCTGATCACCCAGGCTCGTACCGTCAAGGAGAGGTCCGGCGGCACCGTCCACCTGATGAGCCGCAAACCCGGCCTCGGCGACCTCGCCGACGCCGGCGTCCCGCTGATGTCGGCGGACGGCCGCGGCTTCACCTTCAACACCCCCGAGGCCGCCGCCCTGCTCGACCGCTACCGCGACGCCTTCAAGGAGGGCCTCCTCCCGCAGGACGTCCTCACCGACAAGTACGCCGGCAACGCCAAGCTGTTCACCTCCGGCGCCGCCGCCTGGACCACCGGCGGCGGCAACTTCATCACCGGCCTCGCCACCGACAACCCCAGCCTCGCCCCGAAGGCCGTGCCCTCCCCGGCGATGGGCACCCCGCCGCTCTACGTCCAGGGCCTGTCGGTGGCCCGGAGCTCCCCGAACAAGGCCGCCGCCGTCGCCCTCGCCCGCTGGGTCACCAACGCCGAGAACCAGGCCGCCTTCGCCCACCTGACCAGCATCTTCCCCTCCACCCGGGCCAGCGCCCAGGACCCGTACTTCAGCCGCAGCGACGGCACCAACGCCGGCGACGCCAAGGTGATCGCCTTCACCTCCCTGGCCAAGGCCCGGGTGCTCCAGCCGGTCCAGGTGGACGGCGCGATGAGCGACATCGTCAACCAGCAGATCGCCCTGGCCATCAGCGGCGGCACCACCTCCCGGCAGGCCCTGGACACCGCCGTCGCCCGCTGCAACCAACTCCTCAAGGGCTGA
- a CDS encoding glycoside hydrolase 5 family protein has translation MTAHPTDPARLRFGVNYVPSEGWLYSWLDFSADAARRDFEDIAELGMDHVRVFPVWPWIQPNRGLIRRRGIEDLLELIDTAAEFGLSVAVDLLQGHLSSFDFLPSWVLTWHQRSLFTDRAVRDGLAAYVTEVARAVAERPNVFALTLGNEVDNLWPANPVTAEESGRWAAELLAAARAAAPRLLALHSLYDAAWYRPDHPFLPQDAVELGDLTTVHSWVFNGVSAIDGPLGPATVSHADYLVELAAASATDPARPVWLQEVGAPQPDVPPADAPAFVRRTAEQVLANPSLWGLTWWCSHDLARSLADFPEREYELGLFTVDHKRKPVAEELAAVIREPRRRAADRPALLCDVDLRTQPGRRAEVAPGSPFHAEWVRLRASGPLAVVPSARAGDRAYLAARGVATVLTPA, from the coding sequence GTGACCGCACACCCCACCGATCCGGCGCGGCTCCGGTTCGGCGTCAACTACGTGCCCTCGGAGGGCTGGCTCTACAGCTGGCTGGACTTCTCGGCGGACGCGGCCCGGCGGGACTTCGAGGACATCGCGGAGCTCGGGATGGACCACGTCCGGGTCTTCCCGGTGTGGCCCTGGATCCAGCCCAACCGCGGCCTGATCCGCCGCCGCGGCATCGAGGACCTGCTCGAACTGATCGACACGGCAGCCGAGTTCGGCCTGTCGGTGGCGGTGGACCTGCTGCAGGGCCACCTCTCCAGCTTCGACTTCCTGCCCTCCTGGGTGCTCACCTGGCACCAGCGCAGCCTGTTCACCGACCGGGCGGTCAGGGACGGCCTGGCCGCGTACGTGACCGAGGTGGCCCGGGCGGTGGCCGAGCGGCCGAACGTCTTCGCGCTGACCCTGGGCAACGAGGTGGACAACCTCTGGCCGGCCAACCCCGTCACCGCCGAGGAGTCCGGCCGGTGGGCCGCCGAGCTGCTGGCGGCGGCCCGGGCGGCGGCACCCCGGCTGCTGGCGCTGCACTCGCTGTACGACGCCGCCTGGTACCGGCCCGACCACCCCTTCCTCCCGCAGGACGCCGTGGAGCTGGGCGATCTGACCACCGTCCACTCCTGGGTGTTCAACGGGGTCTCGGCGATCGACGGGCCGCTCGGCCCGGCCACCGTCTCGCACGCCGACTACCTGGTCGAGCTGGCGGCCGCGAGCGCCACCGACCCGGCCCGGCCGGTCTGGCTGCAGGAGGTGGGCGCCCCGCAGCCGGACGTCCCGCCCGCCGACGCCCCGGCCTTCGTCCGCCGCACCGCCGAGCAGGTGCTGGCCAACCCCTCGCTCTGGGGCCTCACCTGGTGGTGCTCGCACGACCTGGCCCGGTCCCTCGCCGACTTCCCCGAACGGGAGTACGAGCTGGGGCTGTTCACCGTGGACCACAAGCGCAAGCCGGTCGCCGAGGAGCTGGCCGCGGTGATCCGCGAGCCGCGCCGTCGGGCGGCCGACCGGCCGGCCCTGCTCTGCGACGTGGACCTGCGCACCCAGCCCGGACGGCGGGCCGAGGTGGCCCCCGGCAGCCCGTTCCACGCCGAGTGGGTCCGGCTGCGGGCCTCCGGGCCGCTGGCCGTGGTCCCGTCCGCCCGGGCCGGCGACCGGGCGTACCTGGCCGCCCGCGGCGTCGCCACCGTCCTCACCCCCGCCTGA
- a CDS encoding carbohydrate ABC transporter permease: protein MTARGFNTPSPAERAVRYLLLAGVLLLTIGPFLWQLSTSLKGPGEDVYTRTPSFLPADPTLENYARVADTIPVWTYAANSLAVAAIAVAGNVLGATAAGYALARLRFRGARLVLGAFLATLVLPGEVTIVSQYVTIRSLGLADTLTGVALPGAVSMLNVLLMRTAFRAVPPDLDSAALVDGANAWQRLVHVGLPNVRGMLSVVVIFTFIGAWDDFLWPLIVLTDPDKYTLTVGLQYLNGTFSANPRLIAAGTMIAFLPIVVVFAALQRFFFRGVEEGAVKG from the coding sequence GTGACCGCCCGCGGCTTCAACACGCCCTCGCCCGCCGAACGGGCGGTGCGCTACCTGCTGCTGGCCGGCGTCCTGCTGCTCACCATCGGCCCGTTCCTGTGGCAGCTGTCCACCTCGCTCAAGGGCCCCGGCGAGGATGTCTACACCCGCACCCCGAGCTTCCTGCCCGCCGACCCCACCCTGGAGAACTACGCCCGGGTCGCCGACACCATCCCGGTCTGGACGTACGCCGCCAACTCCCTGGCGGTGGCCGCCATCGCGGTGGCCGGCAACGTCCTCGGCGCCACCGCCGCCGGGTACGCCCTGGCCCGGCTGCGCTTCCGCGGCGCCCGCCTGGTGCTCGGCGCCTTCCTGGCCACCCTGGTGCTGCCCGGCGAGGTCACGATCGTCTCCCAGTACGTCACCATCCGCTCCCTCGGCCTCGCCGACACCCTCACCGGGGTGGCCCTGCCCGGGGCGGTCTCGATGCTCAACGTGCTGCTGATGCGCACCGCGTTCCGGGCCGTCCCGCCCGACCTGGACAGCGCCGCACTGGTGGACGGCGCCAACGCCTGGCAGCGCCTGGTGCACGTGGGGCTGCCGAACGTCCGCGGGATGCTCAGCGTGGTGGTGATCTTCACCTTCATCGGCGCCTGGGACGACTTCCTCTGGCCGCTGATCGTGCTGACCGACCCCGACAAGTACACGCTCACCGTCGGGCTGCAGTACCTGAACGGCACCTTCAGCGCCAACCCGCGGCTGATCGCCGCCGGCACCATGATCGCGTTCCTGCCGATCGTGGTGGTCTTCGCGGCGCTCCAGCGGTTCTTCTTCCGCGGGGTCGAGGAGGGGGCGGTCAAGGGCTGA
- a CDS encoding cation:proton antiporter — translation MLTGEQIFLGFGLILVLAVGSQVLASRLNVPSLVVLLPVGFLAGALTTSVDPERLLGSSFEPLVSLAVAVILYDVGLGLDPAHLKGHTGRTVVRLVWMGTVLTGVIGTMAAFLLLDVSRWTALMLGVILVVSGPTVVGPLLHFVRPADRLQRILVWEGSLIDPVCAVIGAVVFHAILGGTEPSVGEQFVRFLLSMLVGLGGGALGTLVLWLVLRFLRPGEITTATVQLALVVGIAAGCNALMDATGLISAIAMGVAAARLPGFDLRDRRTFLETLVRLILGLLFVSISATVTPASLGEVLAPALGVAAVLVVLARPLLAAAATWRTDLPGRERAFIGWMAPRGIVAAATASAFAGPLTAEGVGGADQILPVTFTVIVATVTLYGLTAGPVAERLRVVRPASSRPLLVGAEPWGIDLAHALQRAGIEVLVWDGDEERSRTAHAAGLRHADGGLLPAAVGTDAEAEGITMVLLLTSEDDFNLLASAALRDRVEGPVYRVRPSTTADPAARPLVDGDLLFRRELSRPALQRRYAEGFRVLLRPADGDPATADAAADGADPADGELLFLVRRGGRLVPVTDHGRPAARPGDTEVRLARPEG, via the coding sequence ATGCTCACCGGTGAACAGATCTTCCTTGGCTTCGGGCTGATCCTGGTGCTGGCGGTCGGCTCGCAGGTGCTGGCGAGCCGGCTCAACGTCCCGTCCCTGGTGGTGCTGCTGCCGGTGGGCTTCCTGGCGGGGGCGCTCACCACGAGCGTGGACCCCGAGCGGCTGCTCGGCTCCTCCTTCGAGCCGCTGGTCTCGCTCGCCGTGGCGGTGATCCTCTACGACGTCGGCCTCGGTCTGGACCCGGCGCACCTCAAGGGCCACACCGGCCGGACGGTGGTCCGGCTGGTCTGGATGGGCACCGTGCTGACCGGTGTGATCGGGACGATGGCCGCCTTCCTGCTGCTGGACGTCTCACGGTGGACCGCGCTGATGCTGGGCGTGATCCTGGTCGTCTCCGGCCCGACCGTGGTCGGGCCGCTGTTGCACTTCGTCCGGCCGGCCGACCGGCTCCAGCGGATCCTGGTCTGGGAGGGCTCGCTGATCGACCCGGTCTGCGCGGTGATCGGCGCGGTGGTGTTCCACGCGATCCTGGGCGGCACCGAGCCCTCGGTCGGCGAGCAGTTCGTCCGGTTCCTGCTGAGCATGCTGGTGGGCCTCGGCGGCGGTGCGCTCGGCACCCTGGTGCTCTGGCTGGTGCTGCGCTTCCTGCGGCCCGGCGAGATCACCACGGCCACCGTCCAGCTGGCCCTGGTGGTGGGGATCGCGGCGGGCTGCAACGCGCTGATGGACGCCACCGGGCTGATCAGCGCGATCGCGATGGGCGTGGCCGCCGCCCGGCTGCCCGGGTTCGACCTGCGCGACCGGCGGACCTTCCTGGAGACCCTGGTACGGCTGATCCTGGGCCTGCTGTTCGTCTCCATCTCCGCCACGGTGACCCCCGCGTCGCTGGGCGAGGTACTGGCGCCGGCGCTCGGCGTGGCCGCCGTCCTGGTGGTGCTGGCCCGCCCGCTGCTGGCCGCCGCCGCCACCTGGCGCACCGACCTCCCGGGCCGCGAGCGCGCCTTCATCGGCTGGATGGCGCCGCGCGGCATCGTGGCCGCCGCCACCGCCTCCGCCTTCGCCGGGCCCCTGACGGCCGAGGGGGTGGGCGGCGCCGACCAGATCCTGCCGGTCACCTTCACGGTGATCGTCGCGACCGTCACCCTGTACGGGCTGACCGCGGGCCCGGTGGCCGAGCGGCTGCGGGTGGTCCGGCCGGCCAGCTCCCGTCCGCTGCTGGTCGGCGCCGAGCCGTGGGGGATCGACCTGGCCCACGCCCTCCAGCGGGCCGGCATCGAGGTGCTGGTCTGGGACGGCGACGAGGAACGCTCCCGGACCGCCCACGCGGCCGGGCTGCGGCACGCCGACGGCGGGCTGCTCCCGGCGGCGGTCGGCACCGACGCCGAGGCGGAGGGCATCACCATGGTGCTGCTGCTGACCTCCGAGGACGACTTCAACCTGCTGGCCTCGGCCGCCCTGCGGGACCGGGTGGAGGGCCCGGTGTACCGGGTGCGCCCGTCCACCACCGCCGACCCGGCCGCCCGGCCGCTCGTCGACGGGGACCTGCTGTTCCGGCGGGAGCTGTCCCGGCCCGCCCTGCAGCGCCGGTACGCCGAGGGCTTCCGGGTTCTGCTGCGGCCCGCCGACGGCGACCCGGCCACCGCCGACGCCGCCGCCGACGGCGCGGACCCGGCCGACGGCGAGCTGCTGTTCCTGGTCCGCCGCGGCGGCCGGCTGGTGCCGGTCACCGACCACGGCCGACCCGCGGCCCGCCCGGGCGACACCGAGGTCCGCCTGGCGCGGCCGGAGGGCTGA